A window of the Salvelinus fontinalis isolate EN_2023a unplaced genomic scaffold, ASM2944872v1 scaffold_0568, whole genome shotgun sequence genome harbors these coding sequences:
- the LOC129846487 gene encoding uncharacterized protein LOC129846487, translating into MMISSSSSDDFSIYSFTDCESECDDEGHERRTPPLKVENGKVTKLDVRDMDEDDDLSLHSFDESDFLSPGKVSGPVSVKNGLSPLVTSAHRTLAEALRALPSAVGSPYPVNVPRPLTPLSPVIIALPRTENFPYRHSPRLAPITNLSETGRKLLQEMAGVAPQEGKVNKKKKDKAKKVVKQEKASKIQQMGNVGESKEEDKKEEKKSLRKR; encoded by the exons TGTGATGATGAGGGTCATGAAAGGAGGACACCACCTCTGAAAGTTGAGAATGGAAAGGTGACAAAGCTTGACGTGAGGGATATGGACGAGGATGATGATCTGTCTCTCCACTCCTTCGATGAGTCAGACTTCCTG AGCCCAGGGAAGGTCTCAGGTCCTGTATCTGTCAAGAATGGCCTCTCTCCTCTTGTGACCTCAGCACACCGGACCCTGGCTGAAGCCCTACGGGCCCTGCCCTCTGCTGTAGGCTCTCCCTACCCAGTAAATGTCCCAAGGCCTCTGACTCCTCTCAGCCCTGTCATTATCGCTCTGCCCCGAACAGAGAACTTCCCATACCGCCACAGCCCTCGCCTGGCTCCCATCACCAACCTGAGCGAGACCGGCAGGAAGCTGCTCCAGGAAATGGCTGGAGTAGCCCCACAG GAAGGGAAGGTCAATAAGAAAAAGAAGGACAAGGCCAAAAAAGTAGTAAAACAAGAGAAGGCCAGTAAGATACAACAGATGGGAAATGTTGGAGAAAGTAAGGAGGAGGACAAGAAAGAGGAAAAGAAGAGTCTGAGGAAGAGGTGA